A single genomic interval of Haloquadratum walsbyi C23 harbors:
- a CDS encoding DUF7344 domain-containing protein — protein MVEIPRVVTQYADQSISVVYHSLRASRRRLVAGLLAHRAITASTGMNLVNFIKSDQKAAPVVTVRDLAREVTAIEEDVSVESATGDSYHNVYTSLIQTHLPKLNNVSAIKYNDSRKTVSPDRNLLPLIVVVTSTSPVAQMLFDDTIVDT, from the coding sequence ATGGTTGAGATACCAAGAGTCGTTACGCAGTACGCTGACCAATCAATATCCGTAGTATACCATTCTCTTCGTGCTTCTCGACGACGGCTGGTGGCTGGACTTCTTGCTCACCGGGCGATCACTGCGTCTACAGGTATGAATTTAGTCAATTTCATCAAGAGTGATCAAAAAGCTGCTCCTGTCGTGACAGTACGGGATCTTGCTCGTGAAGTGACTGCTATTGAGGAGGATGTATCAGTCGAATCTGCAACTGGAGATTCTTATCATAATGTCTATACGTCGCTGATTCAGACTCATCTCCCCAAATTAAATAATGTGAGTGCGATCAAATACAATGACAGTCGTAAGACTGTTTCACCTGATCGAAATCTTCTACCGCTCATCGTAGTGGTTACGTCCACATCACCCGTGGCTCAGATGCTTTTTGACGACACTATCGTAGATACATAG
- a CDS encoding competence protein CoiA family protein translates to MFVAETEKLKRIVRGTQVKPRMALNSTFMCPSCGKEVTFDSSSSELLEYFNHKDGSSDCFANDAASDEHRLASEISLQAIYNRLARDTNKPVEIDTERWVGEQPDFIFADVRVTSPAYITAEIFYKARKFNLRDRFEVLSQNDYQTYLIIHTEGCHDPDEINRYMSRVSPLNVGYFDPHSMEIVLGDLFSWEQINFNKKNKVPNYLIFSG, encoded by the coding sequence GTGTTTGTCGCTGAAACTGAGAAATTAAAGCGTATCGTCAGAGGGACGCAAGTTAAGCCTCGAATGGCTCTCAATTCAACGTTTATGTGTCCAAGTTGTGGCAAAGAAGTTACCTTTGACTCCTCGTCAAGTGAGTTGCTTGAGTATTTTAATCATAAAGATGGCTCTTCTGACTGTTTTGCCAATGACGCTGCTTCTGACGAGCATCGACTTGCCTCTGAAATCTCGCTGCAAGCTATTTATAATCGCCTTGCTCGAGATACAAATAAACCAGTAGAGATTGACACCGAACGATGGGTTGGTGAACAACCAGATTTCATTTTCGCTGATGTGCGTGTTACTTCGCCGGCATATATAACAGCAGAAATTTTCTACAAAGCCAGAAAATTCAATCTTAGAGATCGTTTTGAAGTTCTATCTCAAAATGATTATCAAACATATCTGATAATCCACACTGAGGGATGTCATGACCCCGATGAAATCAATCGATATATGTCCCGAGTTTCCCCGCTAAATGTTGGGTATTTTGATCCTCACTCAATGGAGATTGTTCTCGGAGATCTGTTCTCTTGGGAACAGATCAATTTTAATAAGAAAAACAAGGTGCCAAACTATCTAATATTCAGTGGATAG
- a CDS encoding hybrid sensor histidine kinase/response regulator has translation MTTEEKYKDTIRILHIDDQFDFAEMTTTFLERENDRFNTEIATSANDGLARLAGSTFDCIISDYDMPQMDGIDFLETVREEYPDLPFILYTGKGSETIASEAISAGVTEYLQKSSGNEQYELLAHRIVNAVDQSQAERRVQQEQQRFQTLFDRLSQPIVEVQYESDEPIVTYVNLAFEDVFGYEANTLVGDSLDAHIVPDDRVDEAEAINQYVQAGGRLKSRRVTRETVDGLREFLIQNAVYDDGSGGFAIYTDITDRTERKETLKRNQDLLRHTEQLADVGGWEADMETGEARWTQGTYAIHDIDPDDEFELSLETGIEFCHPDDQAKIETAISNCHAHGEPFEIELRLITAENEQKWVRATGEPVYDSDDVTKIRGAIRDITQQHERRQRLEQIETFFEHTQDSRFLISVGEEFVIERVNQSWEDASGVSAEESCGQTIQDVLDESQVKKVEQKYRNCVEQRETLEYEERLQIGDDPVHWQTRITPVVIDGEVEYIAGVTRDITDIKHRKQELAELNQKYQTLAKNFPDGAVYLINENFEYVYARGEALERADLSPSDIEGHVPHDVFPDELADEACHQYEQAFDGIATTAEQEYNGDRYRARVTPVESDSKEITHVMAVAQDITEFAEDRKQLKRQNKRLDEFASVVSHDLRNPLSVAEGNVELLREDCNCNNKRIDRIDSALTRMDDLIENLLTLARADEQINGTESVNLAELSQNCRQNVETTDADATVNIDITATQSIEADPNRLAQLLENLMRNAIEHTNEDVAVTIGELEDGFYVEDDGSGVPADKRDDVFEAGYTTTNQGTGFGLSIVKQVVEAHGWEMSLTEGSEGGARFEVTQVDGLKPST, from the coding sequence ATGACGACAGAAGAGAAATATAAGGATACAATTCGTATCCTCCACATTGATGATCAATTCGACTTTGCCGAGATGACGACAACCTTTCTGGAGCGGGAAAATGACCGATTCAACACCGAAATCGCCACTAGTGCGAACGATGGGCTTGCTCGCCTCGCTGGCTCGACATTCGATTGTATTATTTCTGATTACGATATGCCTCAAATGGATGGAATCGATTTTTTGGAAACTGTTCGAGAGGAGTATCCTGATCTCCCATTTATTCTGTACACAGGCAAAGGATCCGAAACAATCGCCAGCGAAGCTATCTCTGCCGGAGTGACTGAGTATCTCCAGAAATCATCTGGAAATGAACAGTACGAACTGCTAGCTCATCGGATTGTGAACGCTGTCGACCAGTCACAGGCTGAGCGACGAGTTCAACAAGAGCAACAGCGATTTCAAACCCTGTTTGATCGTCTCTCACAACCTATCGTCGAAGTTCAATATGAATCCGACGAGCCAATTGTGACTTACGTGAATTTGGCTTTTGAGGATGTATTTGGATATGAAGCCAACACGCTCGTAGGCGACTCCCTCGACGCCCACATCGTTCCTGACGATCGAGTTGATGAAGCTGAAGCAATTAATCAATACGTTCAAGCAGGTGGTCGCCTCAAATCTCGGAGGGTAACCCGTGAGACTGTAGATGGTCTGCGTGAATTCCTGATTCAGAACGCTGTCTATGATGATGGTTCTGGTGGATTTGCTATCTATACAGATATTACAGATCGAACTGAACGCAAAGAAACGCTCAAACGAAACCAAGATCTGCTCCGACACACCGAACAGTTGGCTGATGTCGGTGGGTGGGAAGCTGACATGGAAACGGGTGAGGCACGTTGGACGCAGGGAACATACGCAATCCACGATATTGATCCTGATGATGAGTTTGAGCTATCACTGGAGACTGGAATCGAGTTTTGCCATCCTGATGATCAGGCAAAAATTGAAACAGCGATAAGCAACTGTCATGCCCACGGCGAACCGTTTGAAATTGAGTTGAGACTCATTACTGCTGAAAATGAACAAAAATGGGTACGTGCCACTGGTGAGCCGGTATATGATAGTGACGATGTTACCAAAATTCGGGGTGCAATCCGTGATATCACACAACAGCACGAACGTCGTCAACGACTCGAACAGATTGAGACGTTCTTTGAGCATACGCAGGATTCTCGATTTTTGATCAGTGTCGGCGAAGAGTTTGTGATTGAACGAGTTAATCAGTCCTGGGAAGACGCATCAGGCGTCTCAGCTGAGGAAAGTTGTGGACAGACGATACAGGATGTACTGGATGAAAGTCAAGTAAAAAAAGTTGAACAGAAATATCGGAACTGTGTCGAGCAACGAGAGACACTCGAATACGAAGAGCGACTCCAGATTGGCGATGACCCTGTTCATTGGCAGACTAGAATTACACCAGTCGTCATCGACGGGGAGGTTGAGTATATTGCCGGTGTAACCCGTGATATTACTGATATCAAACATCGAAAACAAGAGTTGGCTGAATTAAACCAGAAGTATCAGACACTTGCAAAGAATTTCCCCGATGGTGCAGTATACCTCATCAATGAAAATTTCGAGTATGTCTATGCTCGAGGCGAAGCATTAGAACGAGCTGACCTGTCGCCTTCGGATATTGAGGGGCACGTCCCACACGACGTGTTCCCTGATGAACTTGCGGATGAAGCCTGCCATCAATATGAACAGGCGTTCGACGGGATTGCGACCACTGCTGAGCAGGAGTACAACGGTGACCGATACCGGGCTCGGGTGACACCTGTAGAATCCGATAGTAAAGAGATCACTCATGTGATGGCGGTTGCACAGGACATTACCGAGTTCGCTGAGGACAGAAAACAACTCAAGCGTCAAAACAAACGATTGGATGAGTTTGCAAGTGTCGTGAGTCACGACCTCCGAAACCCACTGTCTGTTGCAGAAGGAAACGTGGAACTTCTTCGTGAGGACTGTAATTGTAATAATAAGAGAATTGACAGGATTGACTCAGCACTGACTCGGATGGACGACCTGATTGAAAATCTTCTCACGTTAGCTCGTGCAGACGAACAAATAAACGGCACAGAGTCAGTCAATCTCGCCGAGTTGTCTCAGAACTGCCGGCAGAATGTTGAGACAACTGATGCCGATGCAACAGTTAATATCGATATCACTGCCACACAGAGTATCGAAGCAGATCCCAATCGGCTCGCACAGTTATTGGAGAATTTGATGCGGAATGCAATCGAGCATACAAACGAGGATGTGGCAGTCACAATTGGTGAGCTTGAGGATGGATTCTATGTCGAAGACGATGGAAGCGGAGTTCCTGCAGATAAGCGAGACGATGTATTCGAAGCGGGCTATACGACGACTAATCAAGGTACTGGGTTTGGACTCTCAATCGTGAAACAGGTCGTTGAAGCTCATGGATGGGAGATGTCCCTTACAGAGGGCTCTGAAGGCGGGGCACGGTTTGAAGTAACTCAAGTCGATGGATTAAAACCGTCAACATAA
- a CDS encoding ParA family protein, whose product MLAYSTYSEAGGVGKTTTAANLAVAHARAGLKPLVVPLDPQDGDLSRLFGVDTDRTESVDNVVRHMIRRSKGEFGNLIRTVEGVDIIPEHNMLSDLAEYLQREKEQAEAMGEAFGMHSQLLRVLRKAGVPDQYDVLICDPPATEGPHLYNAINATRSLVIPVEPSAKGRAAVEGLESLVAGFESQLDIEVGVLAAIPIRFKNTRDQKQILTEITYDIPEVIGERASLMEGCWMQQCSAFQYVREHRTQRRDYEIETLAQFDRIARHLEDAIDIEAPNPPEPGDVEHEVISA is encoded by the coding sequence ATGTTGGCATACTCGACATACAGCGAGGCAGGTGGGGTAGGAAAGACCACAACGGCGGCAAATCTAGCTGTTGCACATGCTCGTGCCGGATTAAAACCGCTCGTCGTCCCACTTGATCCACAGGACGGAGATCTATCACGGCTGTTTGGTGTTGATACTGACCGAACAGAGTCAGTCGACAACGTGGTTCGCCACATGATCCGTCGTTCAAAAGGCGAGTTTGGCAATCTGATTCGAACGGTTGAGGGGGTTGACATCATTCCAGAGCATAACATGCTCTCCGACCTTGCGGAGTATCTTCAGCGTGAGAAAGAGCAAGCGGAAGCAATGGGTGAAGCATTCGGGATGCATTCCCAGCTTTTACGCGTCCTTCGCAAAGCAGGGGTACCAGATCAGTATGATGTCTTGATCTGTGACCCGCCTGCAACGGAAGGACCACATCTCTATAATGCAATCAATGCGACTCGTTCACTCGTGATTCCTGTCGAACCGAGTGCAAAAGGACGAGCTGCAGTTGAAGGACTGGAATCGCTCGTTGCTGGGTTCGAGTCACAGTTGGATATCGAAGTTGGTGTCCTCGCAGCAATCCCAATCAGATTCAAGAATACGCGTGATCAGAAGCAGATTCTCACAGAGATTACCTATGATATTCCTGAAGTGATTGGTGAAAGAGCCTCATTAATGGAAGGCTGCTGGATGCAACAGTGTTCTGCCTTCCAATACGTCCGAGAACACCGTACACAGCGACGAGATTACGAAATCGAAACGCTAGCACAGTTCGACCGGATTGCTCGGCACTTAGAGGATGCAATTGATATTGAAGCACCGAATCCACCAGAGCCAGGGGATGTCGAACATGAGGTGATCTCAGCATGA
- a CDS encoding NACHT domain-containing protein, protein MSDTGKFENLATEVLRRSDQKYEAVIQTGINTEGKPINDPVDGLGQVLDADPPHYIFLEFTTTQKSNLEKKWLANPDAGDNDPRGDLIKAADKSDKIRENIPNAEFTAVLVSNRVLNSELMQDVYHTVNRRDISVDIWDVHRISEFLQNDPDGQYICEEYFDIDEKRLSEPLLLELSEDSLNSYKQSFHTSVGGVKIERPELSEILYNARSSGVGSHFVPIVGNSGFGKSVISYQALKRWRANQKPALRLDSEDIKHSKSLAQAIKSGLTRLNSSLEHTPGQKALQLAEENSQLLIVVDDLNRANNPSRLLAKLQNWMEGLNNTTDESKNGHKSGSGRLPITILCPFWPRIWSKQKRKMTGNEFAEPIELEALSAENAGELIQLHANEHGHDFSDEEARNLAEEVGRDPHLIGLLGQLMCSKETIDNLPDTSKEVLSEYSEYAFEMASENLNESLIVGDYERAVEELSHNIMKAKNLNPEWRDIQDWSWSSQRILDGIRNLSEQEQLFAILKQREERVLSFRHDRIRDFLLADAGIEQMDRDSTTHTYLNDPYYYSILGTAIAYFRPSETILSQLRKSNPLSLIEAISRLNGDFPEYEQKVAAEFQRWLDDQGGHTEILNSILDETMDILYQTDSEQVLELAESLPQFPIVLLARFRNGDLKAGIQYCKSNYGSPNVNNSRRDSVFDDVMHQGGYAYIDKLSEILSSVDAEHVEATLRLAGFVAQTELEQGIRECWKRHGENPEFLSGFLWASFQCCIPEHSSLVDQVITRWKSLPSGSDIGDENVEIATGDVYREVKHSLRRDISEDQVEYLIKTVEESSDMERYLVSILSEVPDSKALELVVKERGENMRKTDGISPWATTLLDPWSPRNLGGQALPAKIKRRMKEIWTDNNNADRTRTSAFQLWAKNTAEGDIEELKRASENNLFEYRAYYERLRLADKTVIDSSSVNFVEKSSLINVLSNAWGAEAHRLVDDLLNQYFPDDPESLSYDLGNLLFDIPRESAEKILDRHWEKVNTNSEFFQAALYIGTSQTRKLAEEAYGDSDDPGNLLNHIGTNFGFKTTGRSQLISKRQLVSIEPYLCDISDVDLVSITKKAYELDMEDWVTDHVYPHLTDNQRQRYFPDDSDLLEELSEIETTENKDVIGWMMRFDDRFISKSRIWRVLEGWLQNDPTVDRYRMSVQIIKNYGTRENLDILNDVLLDSDIAQQLHKDAEFRVKVRSLD, encoded by the coding sequence ATGAGTGACACTGGTAAATTCGAAAATCTCGCAACTGAAGTCCTACGGAGGAGCGATCAAAAATATGAGGCTGTTATTCAGACCGGTATCAATACAGAGGGTAAGCCAATTAATGATCCTGTAGATGGGCTAGGGCAGGTTCTCGACGCGGATCCACCACATTATATATTTTTAGAATTTACTACAACTCAAAAATCAAACTTAGAGAAAAAATGGCTTGCTAATCCAGACGCAGGAGATAATGATCCTAGGGGAGATTTGATTAAAGCTGCTGATAAATCAGATAAGATTCGTGAAAATATTCCCAATGCAGAGTTTACAGCAGTTTTAGTCTCAAACCGTGTATTAAATAGTGAACTGATGCAAGATGTTTATCATACTGTTAATCGTCGTGACATTTCTGTTGATATCTGGGACGTCCACCGTATTAGCGAATTTCTCCAGAATGATCCGGATGGACAATATATCTGTGAAGAATATTTTGATATCGATGAAAAACGGCTCTCTGAGCCGCTTCTGCTAGAACTATCAGAGGATAGTCTCAATTCATATAAACAGAGTTTTCATACCTCTGTCGGCGGTGTAAAGATAGAGCGTCCGGAACTATCAGAAATACTTTATAATGCCCGTAGCTCCGGTGTTGGAAGCCACTTCGTCCCCATAGTTGGCAATTCTGGATTCGGAAAAAGCGTTATTTCCTATCAGGCGCTGAAACGCTGGAGAGCAAATCAAAAGCCAGCACTGAGGCTTGATTCAGAAGATATTAAACATTCAAAATCTTTAGCTCAGGCAATTAAATCGGGACTTACGCGTTTAAACTCGAGTCTAGAGCATACACCAGGTCAAAAGGCACTACAACTCGCCGAGGAAAATTCACAGCTTTTGATTGTAGTCGATGATCTCAACCGTGCAAATAATCCGTCTCGTCTGCTGGCAAAACTACAAAACTGGATGGAGGGATTGAATAACACCACAGATGAATCCAAGAATGGGCATAAATCCGGTTCAGGTAGATTGCCAATTACCATTCTATGCCCATTTTGGCCCCGAATTTGGAGCAAACAAAAGCGTAAGATGACTGGAAATGAGTTCGCTGAGCCCATCGAACTTGAGGCGCTTTCCGCTGAGAACGCAGGTGAGCTTATACAGCTACACGCAAACGAGCATGGACACGATTTTTCGGATGAGGAAGCTCGTAATCTTGCAGAGGAAGTGGGTCGAGATCCACATTTGATCGGTTTACTCGGTCAACTTATGTGCAGTAAAGAAACTATTGATAATCTACCAGACACTTCGAAAGAGGTTCTTAGTGAGTATTCTGAATACGCTTTTGAGATGGCGAGTGAAAATTTAAATGAATCATTAATCGTTGGAGACTATGAGCGAGCTGTTGAAGAGTTGTCCCATAATATAATGAAGGCTAAAAATTTAAACCCGGAATGGAGAGATATACAAGATTGGTCATGGTCTAGCCAACGAATTTTAGATGGGATTCGAAACTTATCTGAGCAAGAGCAACTGTTTGCAATTCTGAAACAAAGAGAAGAGAGAGTCCTGTCCTTTCGTCATGACCGAATTCGTGACTTTCTGCTCGCTGACGCCGGCATCGAACAAATGGACCGAGATAGTACCACGCATACCTACCTAAACGACCCGTATTATTACTCAATTCTTGGGACTGCAATCGCATATTTCCGACCATCTGAGACTATCCTTTCACAACTGCGGAAAAGCAACCCTCTTTCGCTCATCGAAGCGATCAGTAGGCTCAATGGAGATTTTCCAGAATATGAGCAGAAGGTAGCCGCAGAGTTTCAACGGTGGCTAGATGACCAGGGAGGACACACAGAGATTCTTAATAGTATACTTGATGAAACAATGGATATTCTTTATCAAACAGACTCAGAACAAGTTCTTGAACTAGCTGAGTCATTACCACAGTTTCCGATAGTTCTGCTGGCAAGGTTCAGGAATGGTGACTTGAAGGCAGGAATACAATATTGTAAAAGTAACTATGGGTCACCGAATGTAAATAACTCCCGGCGAGATTCTGTATTCGACGATGTGATGCATCAAGGGGGCTATGCATATATAGACAAACTTTCCGAGATTCTCTCGTCAGTAGATGCTGAGCATGTTGAAGCAACACTTCGTCTCGCTGGTTTTGTTGCTCAAACTGAGTTAGAGCAAGGTATCAGGGAATGTTGGAAGCGTCACGGAGAAAATCCGGAGTTTCTGTCGGGATTTCTATGGGCGAGCTTCCAGTGTTGCATCCCCGAACATAGCAGCCTCGTCGATCAGGTAATCACTCGATGGAAGTCACTACCGAGTGGGAGTGATATTGGTGACGAAAACGTCGAAATCGCCACTGGTGATGTTTATAGAGAAGTAAAACACTCTCTCAGGCGGGATATATCTGAAGACCAAGTAGAATATCTGATTAAAACAGTAGAGGAATCCTCGGATATGGAACGCTATCTCGTGTCTATTCTGAGTGAGGTTCCCGACTCGAAAGCACTGGAACTCGTGGTAAAGGAGCGAGGTGAAAATATGAGGAAAACAGATGGAATATCCCCGTGGGCAACGACACTCCTAGATCCTTGGAGTCCTAGAAACCTAGGTGGTCAGGCTCTTCCTGCTAAGATAAAAAGACGAATGAAAGAGATCTGGACGGATAACAACAATGCCGACCGAACTCGAACTAGTGCGTTTCAATTGTGGGCCAAAAATACAGCAGAGGGTGACATCGAGGAATTGAAACGTGCGAGTGAGAATAATTTATTCGAATACCGAGCATATTATGAACGGCTGAGGTTAGCTGATAAAACGGTTATAGACTCTTCATCAGTTAATTTCGTTGAAAAATCCAGTCTAATTAATGTTTTATCGAACGCTTGGGGGGCAGAAGCCCATAGGTTGGTTGATGACCTTCTTAATCAATATTTCCCAGACGATCCAGAGAGTTTATCTTATGACTTAGGTAATCTTTTGTTCGATATCCCACGAGAAAGTGCAGAGAAAATCTTAGATCGGCATTGGGAGAAGGTCAACACCAATTCTGAATTTTTCCAAGCAGCACTGTACATTGGAACATCCCAAACCAGAAAACTGGCTGAGGAAGCGTATGGAGACAGTGATGATCCAGGAAATCTGCTGAATCATATTGGTACAAACTTTGGGTTTAAAACTACCGGGCGATCTCAGCTGATTTCGAAACGGCAGCTTGTTTCTATCGAACCGTATCTGTGTGATATCTCTGACGTAGATTTGGTGTCAATTACGAAGAAGGCTTACGAATTAGATATGGAAGATTGGGTCACTGACCACGTGTATCCACATTTGACAGATAACCAACGACAAAGGTACTTTCCTGATGATAGTGATCTTTTAGAAGAGCTAAGTGAGATTGAAACCACAGAGAACAAAGATGTTATTGGCTGGATGATGAGATTCGATGACCGTTTCATATCAAAATCCCGTATTTGGCGAGTACTGGAGGGGTGGTTACAAAATGATCCGACGGTCGATAGGTATAGAATGTCCGTTCAGATAATCAAGAACTATGGGACACGAGAGAATCTCGACATATTGAACGATGTTTTGCTTGATTCTGACATAGCACAGCAGTTGCACAAGGATGCGGAATTCAGAGTAAAGGTTCGATCCCTAGATTGA
- a CDS encoding tyrosine-type recombinase/integrase, which produces MIPGKSTAPNDETNLDVAVDSRIASLDSGNYRANNRVVLKTFSEYLDDYQDTTDLTELSIIDCRRYAQHLRKRVRDEDDNLSAASAHTNGPYFTIVRAFLGWCVDDERIESNPAQPNRVKEELPEYHGDHDRQFWSVKTREALLEFVEDRTHAALEESGDDNVERVFRDRAVVTVLALTGARGAELFSDPRDEHRNGLRWKDVNLTQGVTTVFGKNRKRQQIPLTSRVVGALEQYKSVLNPASGDWPLFPTGHHASLTDAAKEGLESKGWNSEEIKTVLEESLSIEILHEYEIAPPALSKNGGRSVMKRLCEAADIDIDGEYLKPHGGRRGLGSDLYAQDAELAQELLRHESIETTHESYREQNVIEQRERLEQALGK; this is translated from the coding sequence ATGATACCCGGCAAATCCACGGCTCCAAATGATGAAACCAATCTGGACGTCGCAGTCGATTCACGGATTGCTAGCCTTGATTCTGGTAACTATCGGGCGAACAACCGGGTAGTTCTCAAGACATTTTCAGAGTATCTGGACGATTATCAAGATACCACAGACCTCACAGAGCTGAGCATCATCGATTGTCGACGGTACGCTCAGCATCTACGGAAGAGAGTCCGTGACGAAGATGATAACCTCTCAGCGGCTTCAGCCCATACAAATGGTCCATATTTCACCATCGTTCGAGCATTTCTCGGATGGTGCGTCGATGACGAACGGATCGAATCGAACCCTGCTCAACCGAATCGGGTGAAGGAAGAGCTTCCAGAATACCATGGCGATCACGACCGACAGTTTTGGTCAGTCAAGACACGAGAAGCACTACTTGAATTTGTTGAGGATCGAACTCATGCTGCTCTGGAGGAATCAGGTGATGATAATGTCGAACGTGTATTTCGAGATCGGGCTGTCGTCACAGTGCTTGCTCTGACTGGAGCTCGAGGTGCCGAACTATTCTCGGATCCACGTGATGAACACCGGAACGGTCTCAGATGGAAAGATGTCAATCTCACGCAGGGTGTCACCACTGTGTTCGGAAAGAATCGTAAGCGACAACAAATCCCTTTGACCAGCCGAGTCGTCGGCGCTCTTGAACAGTATAAATCGGTGCTGAATCCAGCAAGTGGAGACTGGCCACTATTCCCGACAGGTCACCACGCATCACTCACAGACGCTGCCAAGGAAGGTCTTGAATCGAAGGGGTGGAATTCTGAGGAAATTAAGACAGTGCTTGAAGAGTCGTTATCGATTGAAATACTCCACGAGTACGAAATCGCACCACCAGCACTTTCAAAAAATGGGGGGCGGTCCGTAATGAAACGACTCTGTGAGGCAGCTGACATTGATATCGACGGAGAGTATCTCAAACCTCACGGTGGTCGACGAGGGCTCGGCAGCGATCTCTATGCTCAAGATGCAGAACTCGCACAGGAACTTCTCCGGCATGAATCAATTGAAACAACCCACGAATCATATCGAGAGCAGAACGTCATTGAGCAGCGAGAACGTCTAGAACAGGCACTTGGTAAGTAA
- a CDS encoding DUF6788 family protein, translating into MKQPETPNSLPKYLAEGIPKQDDQTLEELQEYLNELIEYRNRAVSEDEISSNAKPVDESQYAGRGTVVTEKVKCGDSSCKCTKGGEKHGPYVYRYFRRNGSVVSEYLGKPSKLNINI; encoded by the coding sequence ATGAAGCAACCAGAAACACCCAATTCATTACCAAAGTATCTTGCAGAGGGTATACCAAAGCAAGATGATCAGACGCTTGAGGAGCTACAGGAGTATCTAAATGAGCTAATTGAGTACAGAAATAGAGCCGTATCAGAAGACGAGATATCAAGTAATGCCAAACCAGTAGACGAAAGTCAATATGCAGGCAGAGGCACAGTAGTCACGGAGAAGGTGAAATGTGGTGATTCGTCATGTAAGTGCACGAAAGGTGGTGAAAAGCATGGACCATACGTCTACAGATACTTCCGCAGGAACGGTAGTGTTGTATCTGAATATCTTGGCAAGCCAAGTAAGCTAAATATCAATATCTGA